The following proteins are co-located in the Triticum aestivum cultivar Chinese Spring chromosome 1A, IWGSC CS RefSeq v2.1, whole genome shotgun sequence genome:
- the LOC123052077 gene encoding E3 ubiquitin-protein ligase ATL4 — protein sequence MSSASVPPPVAPERRVPVVVPVVPHLAEEGGGGSGSGGMAGISPSILIIAVIVVVMLLASISIHYFIRSLCRRSPSSASGSSAPPLPLVAVRSSAVAPAAAAAAPVADQGKEAAAERERLIGRLPLFTLASSLAALPRSSRDCAVCQCVFCADDELRLLPACRHAFHSGCVDPWLRANPSCPLCRASIALPYPPLPELLRVELGSVSSRRSTSSSSSAAVAAAPPEGVRAYPLPNSNTNTEYLVEEDLQVVLKPPSAANPAPPPPPTARITGEPSQQLAAAAERGLSSSVTPTASFRSVGRSSSRWSNRWSSRWSSGRWSSRYDAGSVTAAATAEWWWDMDGGVAPASRRAESEDGSAFYGFVRWLTGAY from the coding sequence ATGTCTTCCGCATCGGTTCCGccgccggtggcgccggagcggaGGGTGCCCGTGGTGGTGCCGGTGGTGCCACACTTGGCtgaggagggaggaggcgggagCGGGAGCGGGGGCATGGCGGGGATATCGCCGAGCATCCTTATCATCGCCGTAATCGTGGTGGTGATGCTTCTGGCGTCCATCTCCATCCACTACTTCATCCGCAGTCTCtgccgccgctccccctcctccgcctcGGGGTCCTCGGCGCCGCCGCTCCCGCTCGTGGCGGTCCGCAGCTCCGCGGtggccccggcggcggcggcggcggcgcccgtgGCCGACCAGGGGAAGGAGGCGGCCGCGGAGAGGGAGCGGCTCATCGGGCGGCTGCCGCTCTTCACGCTGGCGTCGTCCCTCGCCGCGCTGCCCAGGTCGTCCAGGGACTGCGCCGTGTGCCAGTGCGTGTTCTGCGCCGACGACGAGCTCCGCCTCCTGCCGGCGTGCCGCCACGCCTTCCACTCCGGCTGCGTCGACCCGTGGCTCCGCGCCAACCCGTCCTGCCCGCTCTGCCGCGCCTCCATCGCGCTCCCGTACCCGCCGCTCCCCGAGCTCCTCCGCGTCGAGCTCGGCAGCGTCAGCAGCCGCCGCTccacgtcgtcctcctcctccgcggccgtcgccGCGGCGCCGCCAGAGGGAGTCCGGGCGTACCCGCTCCCCAACTCCAACACCAACACAGAGTACCTCGTGGAGGAGGACCTCCAGGTCGTCCTCAAGCCGCCCAGCGCCGCCaacccggcgccgccgccgccccccacgGCTCGAATTACCGGCGAGCCGAGCCAGCAGCTGGCAGCCGCGGCGGAGCGCGGGCTGTCGTCGTCCGTGACGCCGACAGCGTCGTTCAGGTCGGTGGGGCGTTCCAGCAGCAGGTGGAGCAACCGGTGGAGCAGCCGGTGGAGCAGCGGGCGGTGGAGCAGCCGGTACGACGCCGGGAGCGTGacggccgccgccacggccgagTGGTGGTGGGACATGGATGGCGGGGTGGCGCCAGCGTCGCGGCGGGCCGAGTCCGAGGACGGCAGCGCCTTCTACGGGTTCGTGCGGTGGCTGACGGGAGCATACTAG